One stretch of Zingiber officinale cultivar Zhangliang chromosome 6B, Zo_v1.1, whole genome shotgun sequence DNA includes these proteins:
- the LOC121990200 gene encoding GDSL esterase/lipase At5g45910-like — MYLSRAFLCTGSPVAMNSFTFGHLLFFFILLLHPSSSQRYNALFNFGDSMSDTGNVQISTLPYGMTFFGNATGRCSDGRLVIDFIAQELGFPLLPPSQEEHDFRRGANFAVIAATTLGFDFFDERGLSKGLWVNASLRLQIDRFERLLPSVCGAARECKEFLGKSLFIVGEFGGNDYSTALFFARPIDEVSAFVPDVIDALKHGVERLIALGAADLVVPGVLPVGCFPLYLANYHTPNPEDYGPRTGCARRYNALSWLHNTLLRRALEQLRRKYPGVAIRYADYYSQVINIAIDPVKYGFTGGALRTCCGGGDNIYNFDQKRRCNEKNYTVCTDVSTYVNWDGIHMTEAAHRVIANGWLHGPYVDPPLLSSSSS, encoded by the exons ATGTATTTGTCTCGTGCCTTCCTCTGCACAGGATCACCTGTAGCAATGAACAGCTTCACCTTTGgtcaccttctcttcttcttcatccttctcctccatcCTTCTTCCTCTCAGCGGTACAACGCGCTGTTCAACTTCGGCGACTCCATGTCCGACACCGGCAACGTCCAAATCAGCACCCTCCCCTACGGCATGACCTTCTTCGGCAACGCCACCGGACGCTGCTCCGACGGCCGCCTCGTCATCGACTTCATCG CTCAAGAGCTAGGTTTCCCATTGCTGCCGCCGTCGCAAGAGGAGCACGACTTCCGGCGCGGCGCCAATTTCGCCGTGATCGCCGCCACCACCCTCGGCTTCGACTTCTTCGACGAGCGCGGCCTCAGCAAGGGTCTCTGGGTGAACGCCTCCCTCCGCCTCCAAATCGACCGCTTCGAGCGCCTCCTCCCCTCCGTCTGCGGCGCCGCTCGAG AGTGCAAGGAGTTCCTCGGCAAGTCTCTGTTCATCGTCGGCGAGTTCGGCGGCAACGACTACAGCACCGCGCTCTTCTTCGCCCGGCCCATCGACGAAGTCAGCGCCTTCGTGCCCGATGTCATTGACGCCCTCAAACACGGCGTCGAG AGGCTGATTGCGCTGGGGGCGGCGGACCTGGTGGTGCCGGGGGTGTTGCCGGTGGGATGCTTCCCGTTATACCTGGCGAACTACCACACGCCGAACCCGGAGGACTACGGCCCCAGGACAGGATGCGCCAGGAGGTACAACGCCCTCTCCTGGCTGCACAACACGCTGCTCCGGCGAGCGCTGGAGCAGCTCCGGCGAAAGTACCCCGGCGTCGCCATCAGATACGCCGACTACTACTCCCAAGTCATCAATATCGCCATCGATCCCGTAAAATACG GATTCACTGGCGGAGCTCTGAGGACTTGCTGTGGAGGTGGTGACAACATCTACAACTTTGATCAAAAACGTAGGTGCAACGAGAAGAACTACACCGTGTGCACTGATGTGTCGACGTACGTTAATTGGGACGGAATTCACATGACAGAGGCCGCGCATCGTGTCATAGCCAACGGCTGGTTACATGGCCCCTATGTCGACCCGCCCCtcttgagctcgagctcgagttAA
- the LOC121990201 gene encoding uncharacterized protein LOC121990201 — MASNFIANGDDLKESKREMASNFIANGDDLKEEEHHHHYSHHQQGPSPRGARRTLSTNSSSSACGAVTAIPKCLCAPTTHAGSFKCRLHRANSHGHAPPSQTSIPPPRPPVNSSTTPRPWRRSNSNTTK, encoded by the coding sequence ATGGCGTCCAATTTCATCGCCAATGGCGACGATTTGAAAGAATCTAAAAGAGAGATGGCGTCCAATTTCATCGCCAATGGCGACGATTTGAAGGAGGAGGAGCACCACCACCACTACAGCCACCATCAACAAGGGCCGTCGCCGCGGGGCGCAAGGCGGACTTTGTCCACCAACTCCTCCTCCTCTGCTTGCGGCGCCGTGACGGCGATCCCCAAGTGCCTGTGTGCTCCGACTACGCACGCCGGTTCCTTCAAGTGCCGCCTTCACAGGGCGAACTCCCACGGCCACGCGCCGCCCTCTCAGACCTCGATCCCTCCCCCTCGGCCTCCCGTGAACTCCTCCACCACCCCCCGACCGTGGAGGCGCAGTAACAGCAACACGACGAAATGA